In a genomic window of Holophagaceae bacterium:
- a CDS encoding DNA primase, translating into MKDRDLVERVKDATDLVALVGQAVKLRKAGAAYSGLCPFHSERSPSFQVVPGKNFYHCFGCGKHGDAFTWLMEREGLSFPEALDQLANAASIEMPKYKERPAAEVDQETRIRTVLDAAQAWYGLKLGRRPDAQDYLKKRGISEGFSKEAGFGVAPDAWDGLITALKSQGHSQDLIEQAGLASRTERGSLVDFLRNRLTIPIHDARGRLAAFGGRAFGDDKPKYMNTRETSLFHKGETLFGMHRAKGVMRDGAVVVEGYFDVLQLHQQGIHQAVAPMGTALTEDHLRLLGRFTKRLVLCFDGDAAGRRAFEKSLRLALPHGFDVRLLELPEGEDPDTWCLRVGAEAFRELLRRAPDWTSFMLARVLQGKDIRRIADRMEAFKELQAYLPYLPDTPERRELFASLGHQLQIPLSEIHRSSGHTRPAAIPVGPAPSTELKVDELLRPLLHFCLDPETRQQTAELPHTWWENLSGAPVLQALLDAEGDESALPDDILAFIRRQAAQQAVREGSDALPERAFAKLEAGYIQRELGLLNQQLQDPASSTDPELTRHLESRQASLLLRKSALARQLRGGSLP; encoded by the coding sequence ATGAAAGACCGCGACCTGGTTGAACGCGTGAAAGACGCCACGGACCTGGTGGCCCTGGTGGGCCAGGCCGTGAAGCTGCGCAAGGCCGGCGCGGCCTATTCGGGGCTCTGCCCCTTCCACAGCGAGCGCTCGCCCAGCTTCCAGGTGGTGCCCGGGAAGAACTTCTACCACTGCTTCGGCTGCGGAAAACATGGCGATGCCTTCACCTGGCTCATGGAGCGGGAGGGGCTCAGCTTCCCCGAAGCCCTGGATCAATTGGCGAACGCAGCGAGCATCGAAATGCCGAAGTACAAGGAGCGTCCCGCGGCGGAGGTGGACCAGGAAACCCGCATCCGCACGGTCCTTGATGCCGCCCAGGCTTGGTATGGATTGAAATTGGGCCGCCGCCCGGATGCCCAGGACTACCTGAAAAAACGTGGCATCAGCGAAGGCTTTTCGAAGGAGGCCGGCTTCGGTGTGGCGCCGGATGCCTGGGATGGCCTGATCACCGCCCTGAAAAGCCAAGGCCACTCCCAGGACCTCATCGAGCAGGCCGGGCTCGCTTCGCGCACGGAGCGCGGTTCCCTGGTGGATTTCCTTCGCAACCGCCTCACCATTCCCATCCACGACGCCCGGGGCCGCCTGGCGGCCTTTGGGGGACGGGCCTTCGGCGACGACAAGCCCAAGTACATGAACACGCGGGAGACTTCGCTCTTCCACAAGGGCGAAACGCTGTTCGGAATGCATCGCGCCAAGGGAGTGATGCGCGATGGCGCGGTGGTGGTGGAAGGGTATTTCGACGTGCTGCAGTTGCACCAGCAGGGCATCCACCAGGCGGTGGCGCCCATGGGGACGGCCTTGACCGAGGACCATTTGAGGCTGCTCGGACGTTTCACCAAACGCCTCGTGCTCTGCTTCGACGGCGATGCGGCGGGCCGCCGGGCTTTCGAAAAAAGCCTCCGCCTGGCCCTGCCCCATGGCTTCGATGTGCGCTTGCTCGAATTGCCCGAGGGCGAAGACCCGGATACCTGGTGCCTGCGGGTCGGCGCCGAGGCATTCCGGGAATTGCTGCGCCGGGCGCCGGATTGGACCAGCTTCATGCTCGCCCGGGTGCTCCAGGGGAAGGACATCCGGCGCATCGCCGACCGCATGGAGGCCTTCAAGGAATTGCAAGCCTACCTGCCCTACCTTCCCGACACGCCCGAACGGCGGGAATTGTTCGCGAGTCTGGGCCACCAATTGCAAATCCCCCTCTCCGAGATCCATCGGAGCAGCGGACACACCCGTCCTGCCGCCATCCCTGTGGGACCAGCCCCATCCACCGAACTCAAAGTGGATGAATTGCTGCGCCCGCTCCTGCATTTCTGCCTGGACCCCGAAACCCGCCAGCAAACCGCTGAACTGCCCCACACATGGTGGGAAAACCTGTCGGGGGCGCCCGTTTTGCAGGCCCTGCTGGATGCCGAAGGCGACGAGTCGGCCCTCCCGGATGACATCCTGGCCTTCATCCGGCGGCAAGCGGCCCAGCAGGCGGTCCGGGAAGGCTCCGACGCCCTTCCGGAACGGGCCTTCGCCAAACTCGAAGCCGGGTACATACAACGGGAATTGGGCTTGCTGAACCAGCAGTTGCAGGATCCGGCCTCTTCCACGGACCCGGAGCTGACCCGCCACCTGGAGTCCAGGCAGGCCTCGCTGTTGCTGCGCAAGAGCGCTTTGGCCCGGCAATTGCGGGGTGGTTCTCTGCCCTAA
- the rpoD gene encoding RNA polymerase sigma factor RpoD: MIQTPACETYFDLTKAFIAIGRRRGYVLVDELNAFLPPTASSPKDLELVMNMFNRLAVGIGATEAEALEARDQIEEELLPLGIKNKEGKDGDVDIDGSEGDKFNDPVRMYLKEMGTVPLLKRENEVEIAKRIEIGVRLVMRALSRSRLASSLLIDIGKMLKENPGKIREVVGLSDEVDEDEDADSTSATQHVHHQFEKLLVFDQALQDLLDLKRAVDAGEKTIGKRRKIGREVLLARARVSRQVRRLGLNSLAITRLIDRITHHHNQVMAGERKTRELKDRVKNPAFSKMKEKYGQEAKHINEELARFFEKYETTSEKFHIDYNHLKAAESISRAAKAELIEANLRLVVSIAKRYTNRGLQFLDLIQEGNIGLMKAVDKFEYSRGFKFSTYATWWIRQAITRAIADQARTIRIPVHMIETINKLIRTQRELVQKLGREPTSEEIANAMDMPVGKVRKVMKIAQEPISLETPIGEEEDSHLGDFIEDKTVVSPVEQVVGQRLKETVNSVLHTLTEREEKVLRMRFGVGDDTSEHTLEEVGSEFAVTRERIRQIESKALRKIRHPRYSKTLKAFLG; encoded by the coding sequence ATGATCCAAACGCCCGCCTGCGAAACCTACTTCGACCTCACCAAGGCATTCATTGCGATCGGCCGCCGCCGCGGGTATGTGCTGGTCGACGAGCTGAACGCGTTCCTGCCGCCCACAGCCAGTTCCCCCAAGGATCTCGAGCTGGTGATGAACATGTTCAACCGCCTGGCCGTAGGCATCGGCGCCACCGAGGCTGAAGCCCTGGAAGCCCGGGACCAGATCGAAGAGGAGCTGCTGCCCCTCGGAATAAAAAACAAGGAAGGCAAGGACGGCGACGTCGACATCGACGGTTCCGAAGGCGACAAGTTCAACGATCCCGTCCGGATGTACCTCAAGGAGATGGGCACGGTTCCGCTGCTCAAGCGCGAGAACGAGGTGGAGATCGCCAAGCGGATCGAAATCGGCGTCCGGCTGGTCATGCGCGCGCTTTCCCGGTCGCGCCTGGCCTCGAGCCTGCTCATCGATATCGGCAAGATGCTCAAAGAGAACCCTGGCAAGATCCGCGAAGTCGTGGGCCTGAGCGACGAGGTGGATGAGGATGAAGATGCCGACAGCACTTCAGCCACCCAGCATGTCCACCACCAGTTCGAGAAATTGCTGGTCTTCGACCAGGCCCTGCAGGATCTGCTGGACCTCAAGCGGGCCGTGGACGCGGGTGAAAAGACCATCGGCAAGCGTCGGAAGATCGGCCGCGAAGTGCTCCTGGCCCGCGCCCGGGTCAGCCGCCAGGTGCGCCGCCTGGGCCTCAACAGCCTGGCCATCACGCGCCTCATCGACCGCATCACCCACCACCACAACCAGGTCATGGCCGGGGAACGCAAGACCCGCGAGCTCAAAGATAGGGTCAAGAATCCCGCCTTCTCCAAGATGAAGGAGAAGTACGGCCAGGAAGCCAAGCACATCAATGAAGAACTGGCGCGCTTCTTCGAGAAGTACGAGACCACGTCCGAAAAATTCCACATCGACTACAACCATCTGAAAGCCGCGGAGTCCATCAGCCGCGCCGCCAAGGCCGAGCTCATCGAAGCGAACCTGCGCCTGGTGGTGTCCATCGCCAAGCGCTACACCAACCGCGGCCTGCAGTTCCTGGACCTGATCCAGGAAGGCAACATCGGGCTCATGAAGGCCGTGGACAAGTTCGAATACAGCCGCGGGTTCAAGTTCAGCACCTACGCCACGTGGTGGATCCGCCAGGCCATCACCCGCGCCATCGCGGACCAGGCCCGCACCATCCGCATCCCGGTGCACATGATCGAAACCATCAACAAGCTCATCCGCACCCAGCGCGAGCTGGTCCAGAAGCTCGGCCGCGAACCCACCAGCGAGGAAATCGCCAACGCCATGGACATGCCCGTAGGCAAGGTCCGCAAAGTCATGAAGATCGCCCAGGAGCCCATCTCCCTGGAGACGCCCATCGGCGAAGAGGAAGACAGCCACCTCGGCGATTTCATCGAGGACAAGACCGTGGTCTCCCCCGTGGAGCAGGTCGTCGGCCAGCGCCTCAAGGAGACCGTCAATTCCGTGCTCCATACCCTCACCGAACGTGAAGAAAAGGTCCTCCGCATGCGCTTCGGCGTGGGCGACGACACCTCCGAACACACCCTGGAGGAAGTCGGCAGCGAATTCGCGGTGACCCGCGAGCGCATCCGCCAGATCGAAAGCAAGGCCCTGCGAAAAATTCGGCACCCTCGGTATTCGAAAACGCTGAAAGCGTTCCTCGGTTGA
- the alr gene encoding alanine racemase → MNPPADALAPLRPRPEGRALRAEISLSRITRNLARLQAVAGQRGIWAVIKANAYGHGAVAVGRALQGSRIAGLAVSNLEEALELREGGITCPILVLGGLRPEAIPLASLHHLTVAVVGPESLEAYARLLPDHPVRLHLKLDTGMGRFGFLPSELGGCQDGLKVLAPWLDGLMGHFATSDDPDRGFADRQRGIFQSCHQQLRDAGLAFTEVHHANSDGLVRGFLDGDSQVRPGLALYGLTSIPEGRVLGLEPAMELVAEVARVKTVPAGTAVGYGRTFVAPHAMQIATLGCGYADGYRRDLGNRAVVGFGGTDYPVVGRVSMDYLTVALPLGVAIAPGDPMTLFSSDPAAPHSIERLSHLLGTIPYELTCALHRRLGRVYL, encoded by the coding sequence ATGAATCCTCCCGCCGATGCTCTCGCGCCGCTCCGTCCCAGGCCGGAGGGCCGGGCTTTGCGTGCGGAGATCTCGTTGAGCCGCATCACGCGGAACCTCGCGCGGCTCCAGGCCGTGGCGGGACAGCGTGGAATCTGGGCGGTGATCAAGGCCAATGCGTATGGCCATGGGGCCGTCGCCGTCGGGAGAGCCTTGCAGGGATCCCGGATCGCCGGACTCGCGGTCTCCAATCTGGAAGAGGCCCTCGAATTGAGAGAGGGCGGCATCACCTGTCCGATCCTGGTCCTGGGGGGGCTCCGCCCCGAAGCGATTCCACTCGCCTCCCTGCACCATCTCACGGTGGCGGTGGTCGGCCCCGAGAGCCTGGAAGCCTATGCGCGCCTCCTGCCTGATCATCCCGTGAGGCTCCACCTGAAACTCGACACCGGGATGGGACGCTTCGGATTCCTGCCTTCGGAGTTGGGGGGATGCCAGGATGGCCTCAAGGTGCTGGCCCCATGGCTCGACGGCTTGATGGGGCATTTCGCCACTTCGGATGATCCCGACCGCGGCTTCGCCGACCGCCAGCGCGGGATCTTCCAGAGCTGCCATCAACAACTGAGGGACGCGGGCCTTGCCTTCACGGAAGTCCACCACGCCAACAGCGACGGCTTGGTCCGGGGCTTCCTGGATGGCGATAGCCAGGTGAGGCCCGGGCTTGCCCTTTACGGCCTCACCTCGATTCCCGAAGGCCGTGTCCTGGGCCTGGAACCGGCGATGGAACTCGTGGCGGAAGTCGCCCGCGTGAAGACCGTGCCCGCAGGCACCGCCGTGGGCTACGGGCGCACTTTCGTCGCCCCGCACGCCATGCAGATCGCCACCCTCGGCTGCGGCTACGCGGACGGCTACCGCCGGGATCTGGGAAACCGCGCCGTGGTTGGTTTCGGGGGTACCGACTATCCGGTGGTGGGCCGGGTCTCCATGGATTACCTCACCGTCGCCCTGCCCCTCGGCGTGGCCATCGCGCCGGGCGATCCCATGACGCTGTTCAGCTCCGACCCCGCAGCCCCCCACAGCATCGAAAGGCTGTCGCACTTGCTGGGCACCATCCCCTACGAACTGACCTGCGCCCTGCACCGCCGGCTCGGACGGGTCTACCTTTGA
- a CDS encoding diguanylate cyclase, whose translation MNIVAITQYATLVERLRMAYEGAGHRVTHLPDPLSALATEAWNEAELMLVDGSGDPLDGFRFCSLMRGESRALFHNLPIYIILKDPPALADMEQLREVDGDGFVAANSTIHQLLHQLEPVMEGDPDRAGRSVAVCAIGLPSGLSRKLPGLLQHFRFDLKVHSAVKFLKDCETVKAPLVLLGIDATGERTLRILQMLREQEERPFIILIGKADDEAIERKLLLAGAGDWLPVPLSGPRLLHACRRGLEWMHAKRVKLEFDRQINDLRERRIMLEIEAASLRNEVLTDPLTQLLNRRAFDQNLEHAIYQWERHKRPFVLILSDLDHFKLINDRFGHGTGDEVLKALTARMRHSLRKSDLAFRIGGEEFAVLLTETNLRVGESVAEKLRRCIDGEPLVLEGGQTIFPSMSFGVGAPGARHFKDLFQQVDKALYQAKNRGRNCVVVVE comes from the coding sequence ATGAACATCGTCGCCATCACCCAATACGCAACCCTGGTCGAACGCCTCCGCATGGCCTATGAGGGGGCTGGGCATCGCGTCACCCATCTGCCGGATCCCTTGAGCGCCCTGGCCACCGAAGCCTGGAACGAGGCCGAGCTGATGCTCGTGGACGGCAGCGGTGACCCCTTGGATGGATTCCGTTTCTGCAGCCTGATGCGCGGCGAAAGCCGGGCGCTGTTCCACAACCTGCCCATCTACATCATCCTGAAGGATCCACCGGCCCTCGCGGACATGGAGCAATTGCGCGAAGTGGACGGGGACGGGTTCGTCGCCGCCAACAGCACCATCCATCAATTGCTGCACCAGCTGGAACCGGTGATGGAGGGCGATCCGGACCGCGCAGGACGCTCGGTGGCCGTCTGCGCCATCGGGCTGCCTTCCGGCCTTTCCCGGAAGCTGCCTGGATTGCTGCAGCACTTCCGGTTCGACCTGAAGGTTCATTCGGCGGTCAAATTCCTGAAGGACTGTGAAACGGTGAAAGCCCCGCTGGTCCTGCTGGGCATCGACGCGACCGGTGAGAGGACACTGCGGATCCTCCAGATGCTCCGGGAACAGGAAGAACGCCCCTTCATCATCCTCATCGGGAAAGCGGACGATGAGGCCATCGAGCGGAAGCTGCTCCTGGCCGGAGCCGGCGACTGGCTCCCTGTGCCGCTTTCAGGTCCGCGGCTCCTGCACGCCTGCCGCCGCGGCCTTGAGTGGATGCATGCCAAGCGCGTGAAATTGGAATTCGACCGCCAGATCAATGACCTGCGGGAACGGCGCATCATGCTGGAGATCGAGGCCGCTTCGCTCCGCAACGAAGTGCTCACGGACCCGCTGACCCAGCTGCTCAACCGGCGCGCCTTCGACCAGAACCTCGAGCACGCGATCTACCAGTGGGAACGCCACAAGCGCCCCTTCGTCCTCATCCTGAGCGACCTGGACCATTTCAAGCTCATCAACGACCGCTTCGGGCACGGCACCGGGGACGAAGTGCTGAAGGCCCTCACGGCGCGGATGCGCCATTCGCTCCGCAAATCCGACCTGGCCTTCCGCATCGGCGGCGAGGAATTCGCGGTGCTCCTCACCGAAACGAACCTGAGGGTCGGAGAAAGCGTCGCTGAAAAGCTCCGGCGTTGCATAGACGGAGAGCCACTGGTCCTGGAAGGCGGCCAGACGATCTTCCCCAGCATGAGTTTTGGCGTCGGCGCCCCCGGGGCCCGCCACTTCAAGGATCTCTTCCAGCAAGTGGACAAGGCCCTCTACCAGGCCAAGAACCGAGGCAGGAACTGCGTCGTGGTGGTGGAGTAG
- a CDS encoding LTA synthase family protein produces MALSSRSKTEFLALAGFGLLALLTLGRLAFLAHFQGLAWEPGLGRALYLGFKFDARWVAILLVPPWLLLRTEGGTAGSAATLRRWAALSALILSLLVYGGLVAVAMVDDRRGRVWLVAFLLSAWLARWASRPLGLAKAETRIWGAYGSLMIGFTLLCYAFDFGAFSYIHTRLNGTLLMFLENFGTSARMVWESYPVIPGMLGMLALLGLVAWLLKKLASGLKPPVPAKGRRWGVAWLGALLLVSAMWGKWSLYPLRWGEAFEAPKPFHAHLALNPVLFFLETREEMDGGYDLKAVQESQALMSAHFHTVPANDRDGLPTLLRRIVPRPQVQGRPNVVFIQCESLAAFKTSPFGNPLDPTPTLARLSREGIFFDRFYVVMENTSRSMFATLFGTPDVSSVQNATRNPLLVDQHTLLSYLTDYRKHYFLGGSANWAQIRAALHHNLPDLALHEEGSFKSPKVDVWGICDQDLLLEANETLAREQQPFFAYVQTSGNHPPFTIPPHIANFHRASPGAAELKAAGFVSGDEFNALRLMDHALDEFFKAASREPYFKDTIFVLWGDHGIPRGSNDARFGDLTLAIHNVPFILYAPGLLKPERRHTIASQVDILPTLLSLLGRETETQTLGRDLFDPAFDPGSCAFTFTTFRRPPGMGLLQDDLYLNLEPDGRAGLYSVDEPEPKNQAGSDPNRTAEMTKLARAYDTWSRYLLSHNKPLGPQDSKGPKP; encoded by the coding sequence ATGGCGCTATCATCCCGTTCCAAGACTGAATTCTTGGCCTTGGCCGGCTTTGGACTGCTGGCGCTGCTCACCCTGGGCCGGCTCGCGTTCCTCGCGCATTTCCAGGGCCTGGCCTGGGAGCCGGGCCTGGGCCGCGCGCTGTACCTCGGTTTCAAATTCGACGCCCGGTGGGTCGCCATCCTCCTGGTTCCCCCCTGGCTCCTGTTGCGGACCGAGGGCGGCACAGCGGGTTCTGCGGCCACTCTGCGGCGCTGGGCTGCGCTCTCAGCCCTCATTCTCTCCTTGCTGGTCTATGGCGGTCTGGTGGCCGTGGCCATGGTCGACGATCGGCGCGGCCGGGTTTGGCTCGTGGCGTTTCTGCTGTCAGCCTGGCTGGCCCGTTGGGCTAGCCGGCCCCTGGGGTTGGCCAAGGCCGAAACCAGGATCTGGGGCGCCTACGGAAGCCTGATGATCGGCTTCACCCTGCTCTGCTACGCCTTCGATTTCGGGGCCTTCTCCTACATCCACACCCGGCTGAACGGCACGCTGTTGATGTTCCTCGAAAACTTCGGCACCAGCGCCCGCATGGTCTGGGAAAGCTATCCCGTGATCCCCGGGATGCTTGGGATGCTGGCGCTGCTCGGGTTGGTGGCCTGGCTGCTGAAGAAATTGGCATCTGGACTCAAGCCCCCGGTTCCAGCCAAGGGCCGCAGGTGGGGCGTCGCCTGGCTCGGGGCCCTGCTGCTGGTCTCGGCCATGTGGGGGAAATGGAGCCTCTATCCGCTGCGGTGGGGCGAGGCGTTTGAAGCGCCCAAACCCTTCCACGCGCACCTTGCCCTCAATCCCGTGCTGTTTTTTCTGGAAACTCGGGAAGAGATGGACGGCGGCTACGACTTGAAGGCCGTGCAGGAGAGCCAGGCGCTGATGTCCGCCCATTTCCACACCGTGCCTGCCAACGATCGGGATGGCTTGCCGACCTTGCTTCGCCGTATCGTCCCCCGGCCGCAGGTCCAGGGCCGCCCCAACGTGGTCTTCATCCAGTGCGAAAGCCTGGCGGCCTTCAAAACCTCGCCTTTCGGCAATCCCCTGGATCCGACACCGACCCTGGCGCGCCTGAGCCGCGAGGGCATCTTCTTCGACCGTTTCTACGTGGTCATGGAGAACACCAGCCGCTCCATGTTCGCCACGCTGTTCGGCACCCCCGATGTCAGCAGTGTGCAGAATGCCACCCGCAATCCCCTGCTGGTGGACCAGCACACGCTGCTGAGCTACCTCACGGATTACCGGAAACACTATTTCCTGGGCGGCAGCGCCAATTGGGCGCAGATCCGGGCTGCCCTGCACCACAACCTGCCGGATCTGGCGCTCCATGAGGAAGGCTCCTTCAAAAGCCCCAAAGTCGATGTGTGGGGCATCTGCGACCAGGACCTGCTGCTCGAGGCCAACGAAACCCTGGCGCGGGAACAGCAGCCTTTCTTCGCCTATGTGCAGACCAGCGGCAACCATCCGCCTTTCACGATTCCCCCGCACATCGCCAATTTCCATCGGGCCTCTCCTGGCGCGGCGGAATTGAAAGCCGCAGGTTTCGTCAGCGGCGATGAATTCAATGCCCTGAGGCTCATGGACCATGCGCTGGATGAATTCTTCAAGGCCGCGAGCCGGGAGCCCTATTTCAAGGACACCATTTTCGTGCTCTGGGGCGACCACGGCATTCCCAGGGGCAGCAACGACGCCAGGTTCGGCGATCTGACGCTGGCGATCCATAACGTGCCGTTCATCCTCTACGCCCCTGGCCTCCTCAAGCCGGAGCGGCGCCACACCATCGCTTCCCAGGTGGACATCCTGCCTACGCTGTTAAGCCTGTTGGGCCGTGAGACCGAAACCCAGACCTTGGGCAGGGACCTCTTCGACCCAGCCTTCGACCCCGGCAGTTGCGCCTTCACCTTCACGACCTTCCGGCGGCCACCCGGAATGGGTCTGCTTCAGGATGATCTGTACCTAAATCTGGAACCGGACGGCCGCGCAGGACTGTACTCCGTGGATGAGCCGGAGCCCAAGAACCAGGCCGGCTCCGATCCCAACCGGACCGCGGAGATGACGAAACTCGCCCGGGCCTATGACACATGGAGCCGCTATCTCCTGAGCCACAACAAGCCGCTGGGGCCACAGGATTCCAAGGGGCCTAAACCATGA
- a CDS encoding metallophosphoesterase gives MKRVLLSVLITLAALWAVGWPPRARVDRPMIGLPSAGRAGETEAALSIPFGVPADLQKHLRTKGMTDYSWTLSGLRARPADGIDSAKPRDPSGRWKVVHIADLPPPGRDDLLNLFLSRMADVKPDLILASGDLGYGDTAAEFDRITTFFKTLEDQGAVVVSCPGNHERKAWIQYLRHFGPETWHRVDFGPFTILSLDSAHGRDQLTPSQFAWFRRELADTKGRCVLVQVHHPVFPSGQSATGEAKGSGGILGARREDFIQSCADQGVTAVLSGHWHSDAVFDSTGRLRDDRPDFPGTKFIVTTTLGNEIRRVTRWPNAYFGWRLLTFEQGRLLSYTADLDGDGKPDPIASEPLLRNAGER, from the coding sequence ATGAAGCGCGTGCTGCTTTCGGTCCTGATCACCCTGGCTGCCCTCTGGGCGGTGGGCTGGCCGCCCAGGGCCCGCGTGGATAGGCCCATGATCGGGCTGCCTTCGGCGGGCCGGGCCGGGGAAACGGAGGCCGCCCTCTCAATCCCGTTCGGGGTGCCGGCGGACTTGCAGAAACATCTGAGAACCAAAGGAATGACCGACTATTCATGGACCCTTTCGGGCCTGAGAGCGCGCCCCGCAGATGGGATCGATTCAGCGAAGCCCCGCGACCCGTCGGGACGTTGGAAAGTGGTCCATATCGCGGACCTGCCCCCGCCGGGACGGGATGATCTATTGAACCTTTTCCTCTCCCGGATGGCCGACGTGAAACCGGACCTGATCCTGGCCTCGGGGGATCTGGGTTATGGAGACACCGCCGCGGAATTCGACCGGATCACCACCTTCTTCAAAACTCTGGAAGACCAGGGAGCGGTGGTGGTGTCCTGCCCCGGCAATCATGAACGCAAGGCCTGGATCCAGTACCTGCGCCACTTCGGGCCCGAAACCTGGCACCGGGTCGACTTCGGCCCTTTCACCATCCTCAGCCTGGATAGCGCCCATGGCCGGGACCAACTCACCCCATCGCAGTTTGCGTGGTTCAGGCGGGAGCTGGCTGACACCAAGGGCCGGTGCGTGCTGGTGCAGGTCCACCACCCGGTCTTTCCCAGCGGCCAGTCCGCCACCGGGGAAGCCAAGGGCAGCGGTGGAATCCTGGGCGCCCGGCGGGAAGATTTCATCCAGAGCTGCGCGGACCAGGGCGTGACGGCGGTGCTTTCGGGGCACTGGCACAGCGATGCGGTTTTCGATTCCACCGGCCGTCTGCGGGACGATCGGCCCGATTTTCCCGGCACCAAATTCATCGTCACCACGACCCTCGGAAACGAGATCCGGCGCGTCACCCGCTGGCCGAACGCCTATTTCGGCTGGCGCCTCCTAACCTTTGAACAGGGGCGCCTGTTGAGCTACACCGCTGATCTGGACGGGGACGGGAAACCCGATCCCATCGCCAGCGAGCCGTTGCTCCGCAACGCAGGAGAACGCTGA